The Microbacterium sp. SORGH_AS_0862 region GTCGACCCTGTGGCGTCCGCAATGAGCACATCGTCGCGAAGCCACTGAAGCGACCTGGTCTGCGGCGCGGGCTGCCAGCTCGTCGTCTCGGCGGTAAGCAGTGCACCGACCTCTGCATCACCCGCGATCGTTACTGATGTGTCGGTGAACTGACCCAACGAGACGGAGAGGGAGAGCACAACCGTATCCGCGGTAGTGCCTGGTGTCGGAGACACACCGTTCAGCGCTCGCACGACCAGCGAGATGTCTGCGGGCTGGAAGGCTGTGCCGCTGATAGCACCGGTCGTCTCGTCGAACGCAAGACCGGCCGGCAGCACCCCGTCGACGATCTCGAACTGAGAGACAGGAGGTGTCCCCGTCGCCACCAATGGCGCGGTGGCGATCGGCTGGCAGGCGAGTGCGCTCATGCTCGCGGAGGTCGACGAGATAATCGGCGCCCAGATCTGCCCCAGCGCGACGATGCCGCGAAACGGATCGATCGTATCGACACCGTTCTGGTCTCCGTAGAAGTAACCCAGGGAGTACACGGTGGAATCAGCAGCAACCGCGATGGCGGTCGTGGACATCGGCTGCGTCGGAGCGTAGACGACCCCACGTTCTGCGATCCGCCTGCCAGGCGCCGCGAGGTCGTCCAGAGAGCGCACCTCGATGTCACCGTTCTGGTTCGCCGAGTAAAGCAGTCCGTCAGCTCCGATCACCGCGTAGTTCGCGGTGTCGCCGATGTCGTACGACTCAACGACGACCCCGTCCACAGAGACGATGCGCAGTTTGTCCCGGTCAGCCCACAGCAGTCTGCCGTCTGGCGTGAGATTCAACTGGAAACCTGCCTCTCCCGGGTTGGCGAGCCCTGATACCGTGGCCCGTGTCGTCGCGCCGGTGGCGATGTCGAGCGTGACGATGTTGGCCTGCAGCCAATCGGACGAATCGAGCATCGCGAACCGGCCGTCCGCGAGCCGCACCAGGCCGTAGCCAGAGATGCCGTCGGCGAGCGGGTACCGTCCGATCTCGGAGCCCGTCGCGGAGAGGTGCATGAGGGCCGATGTCGCACCACGCCCGACAACCCACACGGAGCCGTCGGGGTCGGCCCAGATGCCCTGGGGATAGCCCCGATCGCTCTCCGGCCCATCGGGGAAGATCGACATCGAGCCGAGCATCTCACCCGGTCTGCGGGTCATATCTGAGGATGGCTTGCGAACTACCCGAGGAGTAGTCGGCCATGACGTACATGGACCCGTCTGCACCGAACGCCGCGCTCGTACCGATGCCGAAGGAGGGTAGCTCCTCGGTGCCATCGCGACCCGTCGTCCAGTGCAGCACGTACCGGTAGTCGCCGTTGTCGCCGACCGGTTCGGGTGGCGACGCCCATGCCGCCGTCGGCCCCGCCAAGAGCACGACCACCGCGACGATCATCGCGGTCGCCCTCCAATCGCTGCGTCGCGACCTCCGTTGCCATGTTTTCATCGCCTCCGCCTCTCCTGGCTCGTGCAGGAGAGGCCGATGCTCTCCCTAGGTGTGAGAGTCGGAATCGGCGAGCGTGTCACACTCCTTTATTGGTTTTCGAGTAGAAGTGTTCCCGATGACTCCTCGAGCCTCCATCGCATGATGCGCGCGAAGAGGGCCCCGGCTTCGTTTCTCCGAGCCCGGGAGACGGATGCTTACCAAGCTCTCGAAGATTCGTACGCGGCCTCGAGGCCCATGTGGTCTTCATCGCGCTCCGAACGCGTCGTTGCTCGCGGTCGATGGAGCGGCAAGGGAACTCGCGGCGCAGAACCTCGACGCTGCAAGCCCCTGCCCCTCAATCCTCGAGGAAGGCAGGTTGCTTCCCCGTGCGCACTGAGAGTCAGTGTGCGGCGTCGTATGCCTCGAGAACGGCGGCGGGAACGCGTCCACGAGCGCTCACTTCGTGACCGTTCGCCGCAGCCCATTCGCGCACGGCACCGAGGTCACGCGTGTCCTTCTTCGCACCGCGACCACGGGGCGTCGCACGCGCCGCGCTGCCGATGGAACGGCCCGCCTTGATGAACGGCGCGAAAGCCTCGCGGAGCTTTTCGGCGTTCTTCTCGGAAAGGTCGATTTCGTACGAGCGCCCCTCGAGAGAGAAGTGAATCGTCTTTCCCTCCTCGAGGACTTCGCCGTCGAGGTCGTCAATGAGTCGAGTGAAATGCTGTTTGGCCATAGCCAGGGAGTATGACACATCAACCTTTCGCAATTTCTCGACTTGCGCGCCGGAAAGATAACTGAAGCGAAAAGGAAAAGGCGATGTCATCGCGCGGAGCCTCGGGCGGCGTGGGCCCACCCGAGGGATTCGAACCCGCTCAGCCGGAGATGCGAAGAGAGCGACCCCCTGCGGGGGCCGCTCTCTTCGCATCTCCGGAACCTACGCGATGGCTTTCGAACCCCTCGCGGGAGACGCAGCGGCTGCTGACGCGGGTTTCGAAGCGAGAGCGGAACCCCCAGCACAAATGAACCAACTGCGGGCGGGTCACAACGGATGGCGGCTTAACGGGCAAACCTGCCATCCAGTCCGCAGACGCGCGAGATCCGGGCGTGCCGGAGGTGGTCTCGACTGGTAGATCGAGGATGCCTTGAAGGGGTAGGGAGTAGATGTTCACGTGATCAGCCCACGTTGTCCCCACCAGAGCGCGACGCGAGGGTCTGCGGACAGGGTCGGGATGCACCCGAAGCATCGGAGCGCGAAGCCCGAACGGTCCAGCACGTTCCCACCCGCCAGCCCAGCCAGAAGCAGATGTCCCCACGGCGTCGCGCGCTACGGGCAACCGACCAAAACAAGCCGGGCATGAAAGCCGGCACCACCTTTGGCAGACAGAGCCGTGACGCCCTCCGTTCGATATGGATTAGTTGGCTCACAACGGCGAGTCACGTTGGGATACTGGGCTGAACGGCCGTGCACGAAGGAGTGGGATGAGCGCTTCACAAATCAGGTCTCAGCTGGAGCGGAAGCGCGCTCAACAGGCCGAAGCGGAGAAGAAGGCGGGTGAGTTCCGCAGTCGCGAGTCGAAGAAGCGCGCCGAGGCGGCGAAGGCCCAAGCTGCCGCGGCCCGAGCAACGAACGCATCCTCAGCACGGTCCAAGCTCGCCGAAAGCCGCCGCCGCGAAGGCGAGGCTGCCGCCGCGGGTAAGGATGCCGCGCGATGGCAGGTGAAGGCAGCGGGCTACTCCAATGAAGCTCTGAGACTCGCCCGCAGCCTCGAGCGGGCGGAAGCGT contains the following coding sequences:
- a CDS encoding Lsr2 family protein, which codes for MTSPFPFRFSYLSGAQVEKLRKVDVSYSLAMAKQHFTRLIDDLDGEVLEEGKTIHFSLEGRSYEIDLSEKNAEKLREAFAPFIKAGRSIGSAARATPRGRGAKKDTRDLGAVREWAAANGHEVSARGRVPAAVLEAYDAAH
- a CDS encoding LPXTG cell wall anchor domain-containing protein, whose protein sequence is MTRRPGEMLGSMSIFPDGPESDRGYPQGIWADPDGSVWVVGRGATSALMHLSATGSEIGRYPLADGISGYGLVRLADGRFAMLDSSDWLQANIVTLDIATGATTRATVSGLANPGEAGFQLNLTPDGRLLWADRDKLRIVSVDGVVVESYDIGDTANYAVIGADGLLYSANQNGDIEVRSLDDLAAPGRRIAERGVVYAPTQPMSTTAIAVAADSTVYSLGYFYGDQNGVDTIDPFRGIVALGQIWAPIISSTSASMSALACQPIATAPLVATGTPPVSQFEIVDGVLPAGLAFDETTGAISGTAFQPADISLVVRALNGVSPTPGTTADTVVLSLSVSLGQFTDTSVTIAGDAEVGALLTAETTSWQPAPQTRSLQWLRDDVLIADATGSTYRVRDEDAGHELTARVTGTADCTAAATGVSAPRLISVVHESTPTPTPSADPASTLASTPSGNPSSTLPARLASTGNEAGVSIFVAITLLGIGTLVLIARRRRVR